One Neoarius graeffei isolate fNeoGra1 chromosome 9, fNeoGra1.pri, whole genome shotgun sequence genomic window, TTTAAGAAAAGAGAATTAAACAGGTTTGTGCCCATCTGTTTATTCATTTAAATGGTCAGTGTTTAATCCTCCACATGAGAATGAGAGATTACAGACAAAGTTACTGCAGTTTCAACTCATAGGGTTAATGATGGAGGGTCTGCTGATCAGTGCAGAGGCAGTTTTAACTCCTTCCTCCCAGGGTGTGTTTATCAAACAGGTACTCAGCCATACGGTTGTTGGCAGCATCCATCTTTGTGAGGTTGGTGATGTGGTCACCCAGTTTTTTTATGGTCTCCACCTGCTCATTCAGGTAGTGAGACTCCAGGAAGTCACAGAGCTGATGGACAATGAAGAAAACGGATGCAATAAATAGAGCAGTCTCACCCTCAACAGCCAACAGGAATCATGATCAGTTTAACATTCTCTCAGCACTCACATGAGGATCTCCATTATCAGTGGAGAGCTTGTGCAGGTCCAGCAGAGCCTGGTTCACAGTCTTCTCCAGCTGCAGAGCACACTGCATGGCCTCCAGTCCACTGCCCCACTCATCACGCTCTGGTTTCTGAAAGGGCACACATCTGATTATAGCACACATTACAGACACCTCTTCAGGTCTGATTTAGGATCAGAGCTCAGGTCATTCTAAATCCTCACAGCAGGAACCAGTAATTTTTAAAAGCCATCTTCATTTGAGGACCACTGTTCTGTAGCTTAGATCACTATAGAAGCTTAAACAGCCACACATTTTAAACAATTAAGAGATCACCTAcatattctcaaaaaaaaaaaagtcttaaagtGATGCTAAGAACGGGGATCCCTGGGTGTGGCCACTTGCACTGAAACCACATAGCCTTCCCATTCAGACACTGTTTACCTCTGACAGAACtagggatggcaaaaactaaaaaacCTTGACCAactaccgagcctcattagccagttaacctacaagtttaaattctagaattggaattattagaaactATTCTAACTGCGAGCATccacacattcagtcccagtcgctgcccttcactcacattaccttttctacagcgcaaaacatttagtcaaacgcagcactgatgtcgaggggtttgtattggagcggaggacaaatggctgtgTCAGCAAGGGGCACTCACTTTTGTTAAGTTGCAACTTGGCATTAAAAACAGTGTGAACATGTTCTCAATAAATTGCCATCATTTTCTAAGTGGCAAGCTCTTGCTCAGTCACTACCGGTGCTTGCATTGAGTAGCCTATTAAACAATCCTATCATACACttgtcccatcttaacttttcattgaagctaggacgttttagcgatacggcccctggtgtttacagttaactgcagtaggctgtgtgttgatattgcatactgctatggactaggcacttttcttcgaagtgagacacagacctcatactgcaattgttttccagctactgatatggttacatggctgctaattgtgcacagccattgggaattagtctggctaacgcaacaaagctctacgagctattggtctggccaagatattaagcccaaccatttcccagagcccatggttgacccgcctccctgaaatgcctcagtttgctactggtcgaagccagaaaaggctgtgacgaagcttaaaccaatcacatcactctttcctctgacgtatgcgatgcaacagggctaactggtagattaaactcttactgaagccggtcgggagcaaggcgaaaacgtcctttcaataaatacctccagggctgctctttgctccgttttcaattagaacttcccgttgaatgctttcaatacagcatctaccgccgtgttaaaggcttgccgctgctccatgttcgtgatgtgaatgaagcgcttccggcatagattctgtaaacaatctatggcttccagtcgcagttctactacgtcagtgccttgaacacacctctacccagggccgttggagatgctcaaagttgattggttcccgatttttcaggagcttggaagagctgtagatagcttgcctggccagactaagctcgcaacaggccctcgtgttgcgtcatgcttaggatgggtgggcccaggctaattGGGAATGGGAcagctggagctgagctgattagctgctaagctaatatagcaactgtctgatgctaagtaacatcagtgagtaaccaggttttagttcagatctgTATTATtacattaatattcaccagactaatcaaccatcgacttcattcatgcactatgttcttgtttctttgatagtcaagaatttccttgatgttacaTACCTGGTTAACATtgtagtaaaatgtaatccaacacggagacttttcttttgccgagtggcagctgtctttaactggggcaggacatcactgaatgggtgtttctgatttgtcagctgtcgtccttacaccgcatggcataccCCAAGCGCTTacaacagaattccaggttctctgctccaaaacgattgattttttttttttttaaaccaaccaaaaaaaaaaaaacctggttgACATTGAtttggtcaaccatcggtcaacatCCCTAGACAGAACCATAAAATTAAGGCTCATCATTTCAACCCTCTCAGGTCATCAGCTTCTCTAcctgagaaagctaaaaccttaaaggcgtcgtgcggtaatttcagcaatcaggctatatcatgtgtcaaaatgtcgggtttggtgggttattcaagcccctctgtttcccgcgatctcagtgtcacgatgcgcccactacaagcatttaaagttgatgcgcacagccaaatttaggcagccagccgttaactaggtcaacttgtgtgtgacgtcataccagtaacctcccttgggtgatgctggcctgtcaccgtgttttctctatagcgtgcgtttaccagagttgtttacattgcggattttgtggatttattcagtttgtggatagttttgaacactcaaaacactatgaaatgatgtattaatattctgtgatacaaaatgcctaatcggtgtattgtgtttggctgtaacaacgaacactgaacactatttgtgacttttgttatcaatggatctgatttcaaggtcatggctaggtattgatagaaaaaaatttttttaaaaacacattgtggcagcgggggcgtggtcaagcgccggtctgtgacaggagggcggagccagggaaggcgagtggcagaaatcactacacctgacggtaattaacctgtgttttgtgtgttttcccagtaaccgcaccctatttaaggaggcagagctcatcccgggacaagaacacagtgtgtgtgtttcgctatcagattaaaactggcggttatactgaaaagtctggcaataaaaagcctatttgcatctgaagcgttgtcctgccgtcctctgtgctccacccacacttcagagagctctacagtggtgccaaaacccgggacaaggtggagcaccaacctcgcagccccatggaatcctccccgttcgcggacctggtccacaccctcgccacggctcagcaaagccagcaccaggcgctcgtcacgctccgaaaggagcaagagcggcacttcgaagccctggtgctggcccagcaggaagatcgcgaggcgctccggcatctcctcgcgtcggcggggtccaccagcgccccggccgcgggcccgtctcccctcaccgtgaccaagatgggcccgcaggacgaccccgaggcgtttctcacattgttcgagcaggtcgccgaagcctcggggtggccgatggagcagcgcgcgcggcgcgcctcctccccctcctgacgggagaggcgcagctggccgcgctataactccccgccaaccgccggctggcctacgcggaccttcaccgggccgtcctccgcggcggttggcggggagttatagcgcggccagctgcgcctctcccgtcaggagggggaggaggcgcgccgcacgcgctgctccatcggccaccccgagacttcggcgacctgctcgaacaatgtgagaaacgcctcggggtcgtcctgcgggcccatcttggtcacggtgaggggagacgggcccgcggccggggcgctggtggaccccgccgacgcgaggagatgccggagcgcctcgcgatcttcctgctgggccagcaccagggcttcgaagcgccgctcttgctcctttcggagcgtgacgagcgcctggtgctggctttgctgagccgtggcgagggtgtggaccaggtccgcgaacggggaggattccatggggctgcgaggttggtgctccaccttgtcccgggttttggcaccactgtagagctctctgaagtgtgggtggagcacagaggacggcaggacaacgcttcagatgcaaataggctttttattgccagacttttcagtataaccgccagttttaatctgatagcgaaacacacactgtgttcttgtcccgggatgaactcttctctgcctccttaaatagggcgcggttactgggaaaacacacaaaacacaggttaattaccgtcaggtgtagtgatttctgccactcgccttccctggctccgccctcctgtcacagaccggcgcttgaccacgcccccgctgccacacatgttttaagtgtttctatgtatcaatcattaattgtacaaaatgattttcatacatttatgtatttgtcatatctttctttgtcacatgaaatgttgtcttgataacatatgtggcacataattttagcaaatggatgacagaaggttaattgaaagatttatgccacagagctgcctttaactaataattatcacttattactgacgattgtacgtttactaaacaatacaatacaaagctcaatacttccagcctataacatactgaatatcaagttaaaatcaaccgcaataaaaggaaaatgatgaaaactggaatatcaaggggtctactgtatcagaaggcccactgcatttcgcgagatcgcaagctgtcaagttgctagaattcaatctttctagctatactttcaccccctacagctatcagtattacacaatcatagattaatcacacagcattctaattcaagtgaaaacggtctttaaaaatacacacaagtagtgatttagtcagagaaaccaaccaaaacaagtcttcaagtcgccggtcttcattctcgtcttcgtttctgtcgtcgtcagaactgtcctcattttcttctgaagatgagcgctcaggttcaaatctgtaacgctggataccaccaggtcattcagctgtcaaaatctctacttgtgggccattttcttcttctgtatcggtaaaatcaaagctaatttcctcagcatcgctcctattttctggtgtgtccgtcattgcaactgcaccaagtggttactggtatgacgtcacgcagctgttccattgaccgagagggggcgctgcgaacgcagaaaatttcaagtgatgggcatgatcaaataagaaccgattacaaccgtgggaagcttttgaaaaatcgaaggtcaatttatttcgaatctcgaaagcattctggtgcagaataatgcaacTTTTATTGCCACTGCGTGACACCTTTAAGGGTCAATTTAAAATAAAATCCCTCATGAGGGAGGAAAACAGTGTGCTGACTAAGCAGTTTGTTCTCCCATCAGCCAATCTATATTAATCTTACTGCATTAAAGCTCACACACATCCGCGCTAAAGACCATGAGATTTTTCTCtaaaaggccccggtcacaccacccgaactttgctggagcgttccttaaaTGGTGGGGGGGgaagaatttcgacaacgctcgtcaccgcgcacaaaatgtgaaaaaaaaaaaaatcgaaaacacgggcgttggcttagcggtgcaccgctgaagccggcatcgctttagcgttggtatagcggcgttctgcacatgcgggctttggctcagcgggggtataaagttggtttagcaccaatcatagcaagtctctgagcatccatggtgatacagttttactgtaactttgagcaaatttgatatagatgaggtctgaactcaatggcagctcgattccaaatgagctcctggtccatttctccccatattcacgggcacagatagagggggggacggggaactcatcccacccagatttaaattcaccttgttcggtcccccccacttatagggaggaaaaaacatctatgctgtctctctttgcataaggcaaacctcacagaaaaaagtcaaaagactaattaccattcggtttattgaggtgcacggcagtgtatacatatttgcaacaactcacataaaacaaaacagactgatattcggttggttgagctgtgcagactgcacaggttgcgagctcagttgctatggtaacccacaacaagcttgacaggcatatcggggttggtttgctggcagctttgtcccccccagttcaaaaaaacgtatctgcgcccctacccgtatttatagccaaattctggtcccgctccaacacctatataccaacgccaaaccaaagttcattgccgccatggatagctgcttcaacgcccgacaccgttccagcaaccccgtgtccgctcgtaaaacgcttacaaccgctccaccgaagtttgtgcaacgtttaatcgccgcccgggcaacgctggcgaagcagcggtggtccagcattcaagatttctgcgttggcctagcgaacCCAAGCGTCcatgaacttgcgtctagcggtgacaaactttgactgggcgttggtggagcgggggtgaactttgccggggcggaaaattaccccctactcaccgctcgcaatattttgtgcagctcaaaactttcggagcggtaggagggctcctcgagaaacatcagcggtggccgagcgtatacggcgttgctttaacgggggccaacttttgttaaacggtggtgaacggttacgagcggtgatgaatttctcaccgctccaggaacgctccagcaaagttcgggcggtgtgaccaggGCCAAACCTGAGCTCAAGTTGTTTTCCTCC contains:
- the LOC132891421 gene encoding ferritin, middle subunit-like — translated: METSQIRQNYHRDCEAAVNKMVNLELYSSYTYTSMACYFTRDDVALEGFARFFRENAHEEREHAEKFVSFQNKRGGRVFLQDVKKPERDEWGSGLEAMQCALQLEKTVNQALLDLHKLSTDNGDPHLCDFLESHYLNEQVETIKKLGDHITNLTKMDAANNRMAEYLFDKHTLGGRS